In one window of Bizionia sp. M204 DNA:
- a CDS encoding DUF808 family protein, whose protein sequence is MASGFFALLDDIGALMDDVAVLSKVTTKKTAGILGDDLAVNAEKASGFVSSREIPVLWAITKGSFINKLIILPIAFLLSAFFPAAVTVILVLGGIYLAFEGAEKIYEYVVPHKHAEGSTPDVAVVLTEEEVLELEKTKVKSAIITDFILSVEIVIIALGAVMGQTLLLQIIVVTIVAIIATVGVYGIVALIVRMDDFGLKLIENSDGTGFGYRFGTLLVGALPYVIKSLSVIGTIALLLVSGGIFAHNLDFFHHVLASWPGLIREFLIGLVIGLLAVVVFKVVLWVIGMVRG, encoded by the coding sequence ATGGCTTCAGGATTTTTTGCCTTACTTGATGATATTGGTGCACTCATGGATGATGTGGCGGTTTTAAGCAAAGTAACCACCAAGAAAACAGCCGGAATTTTAGGAGATGATTTGGCTGTAAATGCCGAAAAAGCGTCTGGGTTTGTATCCTCAAGAGAAATCCCCGTTTTATGGGCCATTACCAAAGGTTCCTTTATTAATAAATTGATTATTCTACCGATAGCCTTTTTATTGAGCGCTTTTTTTCCAGCCGCTGTAACGGTTATTTTAGTTTTAGGAGGGATTTATTTGGCTTTTGAAGGTGCCGAAAAAATTTATGAATATGTAGTACCTCATAAACATGCTGAAGGTTCTACGCCTGATGTTGCCGTGGTACTAACCGAAGAAGAGGTTCTTGAATTAGAGAAAACAAAGGTGAAATCTGCTATTATAACGGATTTTATTCTATCGGTTGAAATTGTGATTATTGCTTTAGGTGCCGTGATGGGACAGACGTTATTACTTCAAATTATTGTTGTGACTATAGTCGCTATTATTGCTACAGTTGGTGTTTATGGTATTGTAGCTTTAATTGTTAGAATGGACGATTTTGGTTTAAAACTTATAGAAAATAGTGATGGAACGGGGTTTGGGTACCGATTTGGAACGCTGTTGGTTGGTGCTTTGCCTTATGTTATTAAAAGTTTATCAGTCATTGGAACTATTGCTTTGCTACTTGTTTCGGGCGGTATTTTTGCCCATAATTTAGATTTCTTTCATCACGTATTAGCATCTTGGCCCGGGCTTATTAGAGAGTTTCTAATTGGTTTGGTTATTGGGCTTTTGGCCGTTGTTGTTTTTAAAGTGGTGCTTTGGGTTATTGGGATGGTGAGAGGATAG
- a CDS encoding phosphatidylcholine/phosphatidylserine synthase, producing the protein MKKHIPNFITLLNLLSGCIAVVLAVNNQFVTAAIFVFLGIFFDFFDGFFARKFHVQGPLGVQLDSLADMVTSGLVPGVVMFKLLHMSLGNPALVDSESLWRQSSFFDGLHYAPLAYIGFFITLGSAYRLAKFNIDEDQQSYFKGLPTPANALLILSLPLIIEFQNHDGMNALILNPWFLIIITLISTYMLNAPVKLFALKFKTYDFKSNMTRYLFLLATIVMLIVLQFAAIPLVILLYVLLSLLTAKSIQA; encoded by the coding sequence ATGAAAAAACACATTCCTAATTTTATTACGCTATTAAATTTGTTGAGTGGTTGTATAGCTGTTGTTTTAGCTGTAAATAATCAGTTTGTAACTGCTGCCATTTTTGTTTTTTTGGGGATATTCTTTGATTTTTTCGATGGTTTTTTCGCGCGTAAATTTCATGTTCAAGGTCCTTTGGGTGTTCAATTGGACTCGCTTGCGGATATGGTTACAAGCGGCTTGGTGCCGGGCGTGGTAATGTTTAAGCTCTTGCATATGTCCTTGGGGAATCCCGCTTTAGTAGATTCAGAATCCTTATGGCGTCAGTCCTCCTTTTTTGATGGCTTGCATTATGCACCGTTAGCCTATATTGGTTTTTTTATAACGCTAGGATCGGCTTACCGCTTGGCAAAATTTAATATAGATGAAGATCAGCAAAGTTATTTTAAAGGTTTGCCAACGCCTGCCAATGCTCTTTTAATTTTATCCTTACCGCTCATCATTGAGTTCCAAAATCATGACGGGATGAATGCTTTGATTTTGAATCCTTGGTTTTTAATTATCATAACGCTTATTAGTACCTATATGTTGAATGCGCCGGTGAAATTATTTGCATTGAAATTTAAAACTTACGATTTTAAATCCAACATGACCCGCTATTTGTTTTTACTAGCAACCATTGTCATGTTAATAGTCTTACAATTTGCGGCAATACCTTTGGTGATTTTACTATATGTGTTATTGTCTTTACTAACCGCTAAGAGCATTCAAGCGTAA
- a CDS encoding PorV/PorQ family protein, protein MKALRTTALVFLVSVTVYGQAVRKYSNEFMNIGVDAAALGMSNAVTAHSADVNSGYWNPAGLVNIEDKQLALMHSSYFANIANYDYLAFAMPIDDRSAIGISVIRFAVDDILNTTQLIDDEGNINYDRISLFSTADYGVTFSYARKLPLDGLNYGINAKVIRRIIGDFASSWGFGLDAAIQFETDSNWKFGIMARDITTTFNAWAIDEEEFATIQNAVEGQNQELPETTEITIPKLQLGASKKFIIRYDYTLLAEVDLNVRFEQNNDIISTSVASISPAVGFEFGYLDMVFLRTGVGNFQNELQIDNTESVSFQPSIGLGFKYKGIQVDYAFTDIGDQSVALYSNVFSLKLDFSIFR, encoded by the coding sequence TTGAAAGCATTACGAACCACAGCACTGGTTTTTTTAGTCTCTGTAACAGTATATGGTCAAGCCGTCCGAAAATATTCTAACGAATTTATGAATATTGGTGTGGATGCGGCGGCATTGGGTATGAGTAATGCGGTAACAGCCCATTCTGCCGATGTTAACTCGGGGTATTGGAATCCAGCGGGACTTGTAAATATTGAGGACAAGCAACTAGCCCTCATGCACTCTAGCTATTTCGCTAATATTGCCAATTATGATTATTTAGCCTTTGCCATGCCTATTGATGATCGGTCTGCTATTGGTATTTCGGTTATCCGTTTTGCGGTAGATGATATTTTAAATACCACCCAATTAATTGATGACGAAGGCAATATTAATTACGACAGAATTAGTTTGTTCTCAACAGCAGATTATGGTGTCACCTTTTCCTATGCTAGAAAATTACCTTTAGACGGTTTAAATTATGGAATAAATGCCAAGGTAATCCGCAGAATTATTGGCGACTTCGCATCGTCCTGGGGTTTTGGTTTAGATGCAGCCATTCAGTTTGAAACCGATAGCAATTGGAAATTTGGTATCATGGCCCGCGATATTACGACCACCTTTAATGCTTGGGCTATTGATGAAGAAGAATTTGCCACCATCCAAAATGCCGTGGAAGGTCAAAATCAAGAATTACCAGAAACAACCGAAATTACCATTCCAAAACTACAATTAGGAGCCTCCAAAAAATTTATTATCCGCTATGATTATACCTTATTAGCGGAAGTAGATTTAAATGTACGCTTCGAACAAAATAACGATATTATTTCAACATCAGTTGCTAGTATTTCACCAGCTGTTGGTTTTGAATTCGGCTATCTGGATATGGTGTTTTTACGCACAGGCGTTGGTAACTTTCAAAATGAATTACAAATAGACAACACCGAAAGCGTATCCTTTCAACCGAGTATAGGCTTAGGCTTTAAGTACAAAGGCATTCAAGTAGATTATGCCTTTACGGATATTGGCGACCAAAGTGTGGCCCTCTACTCCAATGTCTTCTCATTAAAACTCGATTTTAGCATCTTTAGATAA
- a CDS encoding DUF4105 domain-containing protein — MNIRILGLFILLCFQQLYSQQLSSQAEVSVISIGPGTSLNDAFGHNIFRIRDRANNLDVGYDYGRFPFNEPGFYLNFAQGKLNYSIGKSKYKDLEGFYIWQNRTITEQVLNLTLEEKQAILNFLVNNYKPENRDYLYDFFFDNCATKMKDVLQDVLNNNIIFHEPKNFKPQTFRHLIRGKVPANSWGSVGIDLALGSVIDQQATLEEHMFLPAYIQTFFSEATIGERKLVKREKTVYQEKPNPSSTDFLWSPLVIFSIISLIMLGITYSDYKKQTRNKILDVTLLLVTTLLGILILLLWFATDHQTAAYNYNLLWAFPLNGLLLWQIAKKQPKTWIIPFMKFLVIMGVLMAFHWTIGVQEFAPALIPFFIALLLRYIYLISYFKKQLES; from the coding sequence ATGAACATCCGTATTTTAGGTCTTTTTATCCTGCTCTGTTTTCAACAGTTATATAGCCAGCAATTATCATCACAAGCAGAAGTAAGTGTTATATCCATTGGCCCTGGAACCTCTTTAAACGATGCGTTCGGACATAATATATTCCGAATTCGCGATCGTGCTAACAATTTAGACGTAGGCTATGACTATGGCCGCTTTCCATTTAACGAACCAGGTTTTTATTTAAATTTCGCCCAAGGAAAACTCAACTATTCCATCGGAAAAAGCAAGTACAAGGATCTTGAGGGCTTTTATATTTGGCAAAACAGAACCATTACCGAGCAAGTTTTAAATTTGACGTTAGAAGAAAAACAAGCCATACTTAATTTCTTGGTTAATAATTATAAACCAGAAAATCGCGACTATTTATACGATTTCTTTTTTGATAATTGTGCAACAAAAATGAAAGACGTTCTGCAGGACGTCCTTAACAACAATATCATCTTTCACGAACCTAAAAACTTTAAACCGCAAACTTTTAGACACCTCATTCGCGGTAAAGTACCAGCAAATTCATGGGGAAGTGTGGGTATTGATCTGGCATTAGGCTCTGTAATAGACCAACAAGCTACCCTCGAAGAGCACATGTTTTTACCGGCCTATATCCAAACATTTTTTAGTGAAGCAACTATTGGAGAGAGAAAACTGGTAAAACGTGAAAAAACCGTATACCAGGAAAAACCAAATCCGTCAAGCACCGATTTTTTATGGAGTCCCTTGGTTATTTTTAGCATCATAAGCTTAATAATGTTGGGTATAACCTATTCGGATTATAAAAAACAAACTAGAAATAAAATTTTAGATGTTACCCTACTCCTTGTAACAACGCTATTGGGAATTCTTATATTACTGTTGTGGTTTGCAACAGACCACCAAACTGCGGCTTATAATTACAATCTATTATGGGCATTTCCTTTAAACGGATTACTCCTTTGGCAGATTGCAAAAAAACAACCGAAAACATGGATTATCCCGTTTATGAAGTTTCTGGTAATTATGGGCGTTTTAATGGCTTTTCATTGGACAATTGGTGTTCAGGAATTCGCACCCGCGCTTATCCCGTTTTTTATCGCATTACTGCTTCGTTATATATACCTCATTAGCTATTTTAAAAAGCAATTAGAGTCTTAA
- a CDS encoding sugar transferase, with amino-acid sequence MGKQAIHFNISERKLLLRLVDIISILLSLYFVSDWFHFDYFTITPENWTWVGVLIIYITIFGTIFELYDLQKASKPHIVFANIILTASVTVLFYLLTPFFTPLLPSNRLQIVYFYLAIIVALSLWRLIYVTFITSPRFYKKVLIVGETSNIETIVDAFKDADPNYKIVGYINCEQVALDTVKFKDIIEYPPEALHQVIQEQSISEIVVASYNAETITSDIYYDLITLLERGFPIKEYTQVYEDMTYRVPVQFVGKDFYKYFPFSRSNHNKLYLFFHRAFDLFLAFIGVLLGVFIVPFVLVINLIGNRGPLFYFQERVGKNGKLFQIIKFRTMVTNAEAGGAVWAVKDDCRITPFGTFLRRSRVDEIPQFINILKGDMSLIGPRPERPYFVKELSAVIPFYETRHIVKPGLTGWAQVNVRYGNTVEDSLLKLQYDLYYIKHRSFFLDFNVMVKTVGTMLYFRGQ; translated from the coding sequence ATGGGAAAACAGGCTATTCACTTTAATATTTCGGAACGTAAGTTGCTATTGCGTCTTGTTGATATTATAAGTATCCTGCTTTCCTTATACTTTGTGAGTGATTGGTTTCATTTTGATTATTTTACTATTACACCCGAAAATTGGACGTGGGTTGGGGTATTAATCATTTATATTACCATTTTTGGAACTATATTTGAACTGTATGATTTGCAGAAGGCCAGTAAACCTCATATTGTATTTGCCAATATTATTTTAACGGCCTCGGTTACCGTTCTATTCTATTTATTAACACCCTTTTTTACGCCCTTATTACCTTCTAACCGGTTACAGATTGTTTATTTTTATCTCGCCATCATTGTTGCTTTAAGTCTTTGGCGTTTAATATATGTTACTTTTATAACCTCACCACGTTTTTATAAAAAAGTTCTTATTGTTGGTGAAACTTCCAATATTGAAACCATTGTTGACGCTTTTAAAGACGCGGACCCGAATTATAAGATTGTAGGTTATATTAATTGTGAGCAGGTGGCTTTGGACACCGTAAAATTTAAAGATATTATTGAGTATCCACCAGAGGCTTTGCATCAGGTGATTCAAGAACAGTCTATTTCAGAAATTGTCGTAGCTAGCTATAATGCTGAAACCATTACTTCGGACATTTATTACGATTTAATTACGCTATTAGAACGGGGTTTCCCCATTAAGGAATATACCCAAGTTTATGAGGATATGACCTATAGGGTACCTGTACAGTTTGTAGGGAAAGACTTTTATAAGTATTTTCCGTTTAGTAGGAGTAACCACAATAAGTTGTATTTGTTTTTTCATCGGGCGTTTGATTTATTTCTGGCCTTTATAGGTGTTTTACTAGGTGTTTTTATTGTGCCTTTTGTATTGGTAATCAATTTGATTGGGAACCGGGGTCCTTTATTTTATTTTCAAGAACGGGTTGGTAAAAATGGCAAATTATTTCAGATTATTAAATTCCGAACCATGGTTACCAATGCCGAAGCGGGCGGCGCTGTTTGGGCGGTTAAAGATGATTGCCGTATTACCCCTTTTGGCACCTTTTTAAGGCGGTCGCGTGTGGATGAAATCCCCCAGTTTATCAATATTTTAAAGGGGGATATGAGTTTAATTGGTCCTAGACCTGAACGGCCTTATTTTGTTAAGGAATTATCGGCAGTTATTCCTTTTTATGAAACACGGCATATTGTAAAACCAGGTTTAACGGGTTGGGCGCAAGTGAATGTTCGGTATGGGAATACGGTTGAAGATAGCTTGTTGAAGCTTCAATATGATTTGTACTATATTAAACACCGCAGTTTTTTTCTAGATTTCAACGTGATGGTTAAAACGGTTGGAACCATGCTTTATTTTAGGGGGCAGTAG